The following coding sequences are from one Streptomyces sp. NBC_00536 window:
- a CDS encoding ATP-binding protein, producing the protein MDVRNDAAGIYFSTVVQGAHITLTLPREITPALSGMPAASGTFTGREDVMAALTGALAPPTPDGAPTLPAHAVSGLAGVGKTELALQTAHHALKQGWFPGGVLYVDLFGYDDDRRLDPEDALASLLYALSVPGEHIPHTLQDRERLYRSVLACYADQGRRVLVVLDNASSSGQAGPLLPGDPRIPALITSRHTLSDLGARLYDLDVLEPESAVELLRLAGQAARGAGDQRVREDPASAAEIARLCGHLPLALRIVAALLADLPARPLADLAGALADRQRRMHRLSRGDLGVRAAFELSYRNLGPRQARLFRLLPLNPGPDLSTEAAARLADGDPYDTEELLQDLARGHLIEAGTTYGRWRMHDLMRLYAAGLGETHTAAVQHPAAVQRLLKHYLATSWDAVGHFTAGMVVTPRFEDRRAALEWLDAESGSLTAAVPFAVAQGNHVFAMAQGNLLLEYLTLRRMPDVLIAVCDSCLSIPPEQVPAPIRIAMVGGRGGALILLRRFEEAIADHEEALRLSTDHDVPLGRAEALNNIGLALALMGRAEEAVPVLYEAVALHREVGQAPDLANALNNLGSALTGTGRHEEAVPVLMQGIEAAGRCGDLRVKAANCNSLGNALRHLGRHEEAVATFRRAATLFREADDAHGAAKADGNLGTALREAGLSDGTAEHRAVAAAIRELGDPHQEGGALINLGVSLMRAGRHDEALTALAEAARLLWEAGDPRAHVDALVCTGMALGLAQRPAESIAAYRRAVSALRALPPLPELAQVLRLLAEALRDAGPPGSAEAPTVMAEAADAFERTGFPDEAARARTHATRMSADLRSR; encoded by the coding sequence GTGGATGTCCGCAACGACGCGGCCGGGATCTACTTCAGCACCGTGGTGCAGGGCGCCCACATCACGCTGACCCTGCCCCGGGAGATCACCCCCGCGCTGAGCGGGATGCCCGCCGCCTCGGGCACCTTCACCGGCCGCGAGGACGTCATGGCGGCCCTGACGGGCGCGCTCGCGCCGCCCACGCCCGACGGCGCGCCCACGCTCCCGGCGCACGCCGTGTCCGGGCTCGCCGGGGTCGGCAAGACCGAGCTGGCCCTGCAGACCGCCCACCACGCCCTGAAGCAGGGGTGGTTCCCCGGCGGGGTGCTCTACGTCGACCTCTTCGGCTACGACGACGACCGGCGCCTCGACCCCGAAGACGCCCTGGCCTCCCTGCTGTACGCCCTCTCCGTCCCCGGGGAGCACATCCCGCACACCCTCCAGGACCGCGAGCGCCTCTACCGCTCGGTGCTCGCCTGCTACGCCGACCAGGGCCGCCGCGTCCTCGTCGTCCTCGACAACGCGAGCAGCTCCGGCCAGGCGGGCCCGCTGCTGCCCGGCGACCCCCGGATCCCCGCCCTGATCACCTCCCGGCACACCCTGTCCGACCTCGGCGCGCGGCTGTACGACCTGGACGTGCTGGAACCGGAATCCGCCGTGGAGCTGCTCCGGCTCGCCGGGCAGGCGGCCCGCGGTGCCGGGGACCAGCGGGTGCGCGAGGACCCCGCCTCCGCCGCCGAGATCGCCCGGCTGTGCGGACACCTGCCGCTGGCCCTGCGGATCGTCGCCGCGCTGCTCGCGGACCTGCCCGCCCGGCCGCTCGCCGACCTGGCCGGGGCCCTCGCCGACAGACAGCGCCGCATGCACCGGCTCTCCCGCGGCGATCTCGGCGTGCGCGCCGCCTTCGAACTGTCCTACCGGAACCTGGGGCCCCGCCAGGCCCGGCTGTTCCGGCTGCTGCCGCTGAACCCGGGCCCCGACCTGTCCACCGAGGCCGCGGCCCGTCTCGCCGACGGGGACCCCTACGACACGGAGGAGCTGCTCCAGGACCTGGCCCGCGGCCACCTCATCGAGGCGGGCACGACCTACGGCCGCTGGCGCATGCACGACCTGATGCGCCTGTACGCCGCCGGCCTCGGCGAGACCCACACCGCGGCCGTCCAGCACCCGGCCGCGGTCCAGCGGCTGCTGAAGCACTATCTGGCCACCTCTTGGGACGCGGTCGGCCACTTCACTGCCGGGATGGTCGTGACGCCCCGGTTCGAGGACCGGCGGGCCGCCCTCGAATGGCTCGACGCGGAATCCGGCTCCCTCACCGCCGCCGTGCCCTTCGCGGTGGCCCAGGGAAACCACGTCTTCGCCATGGCACAGGGCAACCTGTTGCTCGAATACCTGACGCTGCGGCGCATGCCCGATGTGCTGATCGCCGTGTGCGACAGCTGCCTGAGCATCCCCCCGGAGCAGGTCCCCGCACCGATCAGGATCGCCATGGTCGGCGGAAGGGGCGGCGCGCTGATCCTGCTGAGACGCTTCGAGGAGGCCATCGCGGACCACGAGGAGGCGCTGCGCCTCAGCACAGACCATGACGTCCCCCTCGGCCGGGCGGAAGCCCTCAACAACATCGGGCTCGCCCTGGCCTTGATGGGCCGCGCCGAGGAGGCCGTGCCCGTCCTGTACGAGGCGGTCGCCCTCCACCGTGAGGTGGGACAGGCCCCGGACCTCGCGAACGCGCTGAACAACCTGGGCTCGGCACTCACCGGAACGGGCCGGCACGAGGAAGCCGTCCCGGTCCTGATGCAGGGCATCGAGGCGGCCGGGCGCTGCGGCGACCTCCGCGTCAAGGCCGCCAACTGCAACAGCCTGGGGAACGCACTGCGACACCTGGGCCGCCACGAGGAAGCCGTCGCCACCTTCCGGCGGGCGGCCACCCTGTTCCGCGAGGCCGACGACGCGCACGGCGCGGCCAAGGCGGACGGCAACCTGGGCACCGCACTGCGCGAGGCCGGGCTCAGCGACGGCACGGCGGAGCACAGGGCGGTCGCCGCCGCCATCCGCGAACTGGGCGACCCGCACCAGGAAGGCGGGGCCCTGATCAACCTGGGGGTGTCCCTGATGCGGGCCGGACGGCACGACGAGGCCCTCACCGCCCTCGCGGAGGCCGCACGGCTGCTGTGGGAAGCGGGAGACCCGCGCGCCCACGTCGATGCCCTCGTGTGCACGGGGATGGCCCTCGGCCTGGCGCAACGCCCCGCCGAATCCATCGCCGCCTACCGCCGCGCGGTCAGCGCACTGCGGGCGCTGCCGCCCCTGCCGGAGCTGGCCCAGGTCCTGCGCCTCCTCGCCGAGGCCCTGCGGGACGCCGGTCCCCCCGGCTCCGCCGAGGCCCCGACCGTGATGGCCGAGGCCGCCGACGCCTTCGAACGGACCGGTTTCCCCGACGAGGCGGCCCGAGCCCGCACCCACGCCACCCGCATGTCCGCGGACCTGCGATCCCGCTGA
- a CDS encoding DUF4291 domain-containing protein, whose product MSREPSPEPSPEPSRRIRAAHTADTITVYQAYGPHLGPPAARDGRFPPAWKRERMTWIKPSFLWMMYRCGWATKEGQETVLAVEITRAGFDHALRHACLSHYKSGVHSDHTAWRHALRAAPARVQWDPERDLRLKALPYRSLQLGLSGPASRAYADEWTVSIRDVTPLAREIHALVRAGDDAAAHALLPAETPYPAGPLPHLGT is encoded by the coding sequence ATGTCCCGAGAACCATCCCCGGAACCCTCCCCGGAGCCGTCCCGCCGGATCCGCGCGGCCCACACCGCCGACACCATCACCGTCTACCAGGCCTACGGCCCGCACCTGGGCCCCCCGGCCGCCCGCGACGGCCGCTTCCCGCCCGCCTGGAAGCGGGAGCGGATGACGTGGATCAAGCCGTCGTTCCTGTGGATGATGTACCGCTGCGGCTGGGCCACCAAGGAGGGCCAGGAGACGGTGCTCGCCGTCGAGATCACCCGCGCCGGTTTCGACCACGCGCTGCGCCACGCCTGCCTGTCGCACTACAAGTCCGGCGTCCACTCCGACCACACCGCCTGGCGGCACGCGCTGCGCGCCGCCCCGGCCCGCGTCCAGTGGGATCCCGAGCGGGACCTCCGCCTGAAGGCCCTGCCGTACCGCTCGCTCCAACTGGGCCTGTCCGGGCCCGCGTCCCGGGCGTACGCCGACGAGTGGACGGTGTCCATCCGCGACGTCACCCCGCTGGCCCGGGAGATCCACGCCCTGGTCCGCGCCGGGGACGACGCGGCGGCCCACGCCCTGCTCCCCGCCGAAACCCCCTATCCGGCGGGCCCACTGCCACATCTGGGCACCTAG
- a CDS encoding helicase C-terminal domain-containing protein, with product MPEPSTAGTAPRSLAEALRARDDAALAALLRARPDLLNPVPGDVTQLATRAGTRASVVRALEHLDRFSLQCAEALAVAPDPCPYEALESLLTGVAPDGGDDRPAAADAVRAALPGALRTLRDQALVWGGPDAVRLVRTARELLAPSASRPSPTGLGPTVAEATAGMSPGRVQEIVLAAGLPATHDPVSAVSALTALFTDGERMSALLDEAPAEAHQVLGRLVWGPPYGEVTANPTPPVRWLRDRGLLLPASTRTVVLPREVALHLRGGLAHRTAEPVAPPVAAAREHRPQLVDANAAGQALAALSTVEELVKYWEHTGPAVLRAGGLAVRDLKRTAAALDTTESLAAFWIELAYAAGLLASDGEADERYAPTPAFDTWTELPPAERWSALAAAWLPATRTSALAGEQDAKGRTLSVLGPDLDRSAAPEVRRRVLELLAALPEGGSADPDALLARLAWERPVRGTSELRARLAHWTLAEAELLGVTGRGALSAPGRALLAHEDPGPLLAPLLPEPVDHVLLQADLTAVAPGPLRRPLGDVLAVLADVESKGGATVYRFTPGSVRRALDAGRTAADLHAFLAEHSRTPVPQPLSYLIDDVARRHGHLRVGAASSYVRCDDDAVLGELLADKRSAGLGLRRLAPTVLAAQAEPGALLDGLRAMGYAPAAESRTGDVLVARADAHRTPRRAAPVPVPDGPPAPDATLLGAAVRAIRAGDLAATAVRKEPAPSAAASALPGELPRTSAAETLATVQAAALTGSAVWIGYVNADGAASQRVIAPVRVEGGFVTGYDHTADEVRTYALHRVTGVAELADDQV from the coding sequence GTGCCCGAGCCAAGCACCGCAGGGACCGCTCCGCGTTCCCTCGCCGAGGCGCTGCGCGCCCGTGACGACGCCGCGCTCGCCGCTCTGCTGCGCGCCCGGCCGGATCTGCTGAACCCGGTGCCGGGGGACGTCACCCAGCTGGCGACCCGCGCCGGGACCCGCGCGTCGGTGGTGCGCGCCCTGGAACACCTGGACCGGTTCTCGCTGCAGTGCGCGGAGGCGCTGGCGGTGGCCCCGGACCCGTGCCCCTACGAGGCGCTGGAGTCGCTGCTGACCGGGGTGGCCCCGGACGGCGGGGACGACCGGCCGGCCGCCGCCGACGCGGTGCGCGCCGCGCTGCCCGGCGCCCTGCGGACGCTGCGCGACCAGGCCCTCGTGTGGGGCGGGCCGGACGCGGTGCGACTGGTGCGCACGGCAAGGGAGTTGCTGGCCCCGTCGGCTTCGCGGCCCTCCCCCACCGGGCTCGGCCCGACCGTCGCGGAGGCCACCGCGGGGATGTCCCCGGGCCGGGTTCAGGAGATCGTGCTGGCCGCCGGGCTGCCCGCCACCCACGACCCGGTGTCCGCGGTGTCCGCGCTGACCGCCCTGTTCACCGACGGGGAGCGGATGTCGGCGCTGCTCGACGAGGCGCCCGCCGAGGCCCACCAGGTGCTGGGGCGTCTGGTGTGGGGGCCGCCGTACGGGGAGGTGACCGCGAATCCGACGCCGCCGGTGCGCTGGCTGCGCGACCGCGGGCTGCTGCTGCCCGCCTCGACGCGCACGGTCGTCCTCCCGCGCGAGGTGGCCCTGCACCTGCGCGGCGGGCTGGCCCACCGGACGGCGGAGCCGGTGGCCCCGCCGGTGGCCGCCGCGCGCGAGCACCGTCCACAGCTTGTGGACGCGAACGCGGCCGGGCAGGCGCTCGCCGCACTGTCCACGGTCGAGGAACTCGTCAAGTACTGGGAGCACACCGGCCCCGCCGTGCTGCGCGCGGGCGGCCTCGCCGTCCGCGACCTCAAGCGGACCGCCGCCGCCCTGGACACCACCGAGTCCCTCGCCGCGTTCTGGATCGAGCTCGCCTACGCCGCCGGTCTGCTGGCCAGCGACGGCGAGGCCGACGAACGGTACGCGCCCACCCCCGCCTTCGACACCTGGACCGAACTCCCGCCCGCCGAGCGGTGGTCGGCGCTGGCCGCCGCCTGGCTCCCGGCCACCCGTACGTCCGCGCTGGCCGGGGAGCAGGACGCGAAGGGCCGCACCCTGTCCGTCCTCGGCCCCGACCTGGACCGCAGCGCCGCCCCCGAGGTGCGCCGCCGGGTCCTCGAACTCCTCGCCGCGCTGCCCGAGGGCGGCTCCGCCGACCCCGACGCGCTGCTCGCCCGCCTCGCGTGGGAGCGCCCGGTGCGCGGGACCAGTGAGCTGCGGGCCCGCCTCGCGCACTGGACCCTGGCGGAGGCGGAGCTGCTCGGGGTGACCGGGCGCGGGGCGCTGTCGGCCCCCGGCCGGGCGCTGCTCGCGCACGAGGATCCGGGGCCGCTGCTGGCGCCGCTGCTGCCGGAACCGGTGGACCACGTACTGCTCCAGGCCGACCTGACGGCCGTCGCGCCGGGTCCGCTGCGCCGCCCGCTCGGGGACGTGCTGGCCGTGCTCGCCGATGTGGAGTCCAAGGGCGGGGCGACGGTGTACCGGTTCACGCCCGGGTCCGTACGCCGCGCCCTGGACGCCGGGCGGACCGCCGCCGACCTGCACGCCTTCCTCGCCGAGCACAGCCGTACGCCGGTACCGCAGCCGCTGTCCTACCTGATCGACGACGTGGCCCGGCGGCACGGGCACCTGCGGGTGGGCGCGGCCTCCTCCTACGTGCGCTGCGACGACGACGCGGTGCTCGGCGAACTCCTCGCCGACAAACGCTCGGCGGGCCTCGGGCTGCGCCGCCTCGCGCCGACCGTGCTGGCCGCGCAGGCCGAACCGGGCGCGCTGCTCGACGGGCTGCGGGCCATGGGCTACGCCCCGGCCGCCGAATCCCGGACCGGTGACGTACTGGTGGCGCGGGCCGACGCGCACCGCACACCGCGCCGCGCCGCGCCCGTACCCGTCCCGGACGGCCCGCCCGCGCCGGACGCGACCCTGCTGGGCGCGGCGGTACGGGCGATCCGCGCGGGCGACCTGGCGGCGACGGCGGTCCGCAAGGAGCCCGCGCCGTCCGCCGCCGCCTCCGCCCTGCCCGGTGAACTGCCGCGCACGAGCGCGGCGGAGACCCTGGCGACGGTGCAGGCGGCGGCGCTGACCGGCTCGGCGGTGTGGATCGGCTACGTGAACGCGGACGGCGCCGCCAGCCAGCGCGTGATCGCTCCGGTCCGGGTCGAGGGCGGCTTCGTCACCGGCTACGACCACACCGCGGACGAGGTGCGCACCTACGCCCTGCACCGGGTGACGGGCGTGGCGGAACTGGCCGACGACCAGGTGTAG
- a CDS encoding ABC transporter ATP-binding protein: MSRLTASGLTLAYEDRVVVEDLDLSVPDGKVTVIVGPNACGKSTTLRALGRLLKPRAGAVLLDGEALASLPTRRIARTIGLLPQSPVAPEAITVADLVARGRQPHQHWWQQWSEADERAVAAAMERTSVTELADRPVDALSGGQRQRVWIAMALAQETDLLLLDEPTTFLDIAHQVEVLDLVRRLNHERGRTVVAVLHDLNQAARYADHLVAMKAGRVVAQGPPSAVVTADLVREVFGLASIVIPDPITGSPLIIPSSPWSP, from the coding sequence GTGAGCCGTCTGACAGCCAGCGGGCTGACCCTGGCCTACGAGGACCGGGTCGTCGTGGAGGACCTCGACCTGTCCGTCCCCGACGGGAAGGTCACGGTGATCGTCGGGCCGAACGCCTGCGGGAAGTCCACCACGCTGCGGGCGCTGGGGCGGCTGCTGAAACCGCGGGCGGGGGCCGTCCTGCTCGACGGCGAGGCGCTCGCCTCCCTGCCCACCCGGCGGATCGCCCGGACGATCGGGCTGCTCCCGCAGTCCCCGGTGGCGCCCGAGGCGATCACGGTCGCGGACCTGGTGGCGCGCGGGCGCCAGCCGCACCAGCACTGGTGGCAGCAGTGGTCCGAGGCGGACGAGCGGGCCGTGGCCGCGGCGATGGAGCGTACGTCCGTCACCGAGCTGGCGGACCGGCCCGTGGACGCGCTGTCCGGCGGGCAGCGGCAGCGGGTGTGGATCGCGATGGCGCTGGCGCAGGAGACGGACCTGCTGCTGCTGGACGAGCCGACGACGTTCCTGGACATCGCGCACCAGGTGGAAGTGCTGGACCTGGTGCGGCGGCTGAACCACGAGCGGGGGCGGACGGTGGTCGCCGTCCTCCACGACCTGAACCAGGCCGCGCGGTACGCGGATCATCTGGTGGCGATGAAGGCGGGGCGGGTGGTGGCCCAGGGCCCGCCCTCCGCCGTCGTCACCGCCGACCTCGTCCGCGAGGTCTTCGGCCTCGCCTCCATCGTCATCCCGGACCCGATAACGGGCTCCCCTCTGATCATCCCGTCCTCCCCCTGGTCCCCGTAA
- a CDS encoding FecCD family ABC transporter permease, translating to MSAPALARPAGYALVRAGRGSFLLHRRAAAVALGLAGLLAAVCVAYLCVGESFVAPGEVVKVLLGRPSPDDLVVGTLRLPRLTVGLLVGLAFGVAGALIQTVARNPLASPDIIGISQGAGAVTVAALTFGVTSYAVLPYLSVLGGLAAAALVYAFAWRGGLHAGRFVLIGIGFAIALRSVTSLLMTKGDYLVAQQAQIWMTGSLNGRGWDIAAPLAWVLVALLPAVLWAARAQRTVSLDDDTATALGVRLGPVRLGLVALGVVLASVATGAAGPVDFVALLAPQIARRMTRTAQIPLLSSALTGAVIVLLADLLARRLLSPTELPVGVLTAAVGAPYLIWLIMRSRSGGTKS from the coding sequence GTGAGCGCCCCTGCTCTCGCGCGTCCCGCTGGGTACGCGCTGGTCCGGGCCGGGCGCGGGTCGTTCCTGCTGCACCGGCGGGCCGCGGCGGTCGCGCTCGGCCTCGCGGGGCTGCTGGCCGCAGTGTGCGTGGCGTACCTCTGCGTCGGCGAGTCCTTCGTCGCCCCCGGGGAGGTCGTCAAGGTGCTGCTGGGGCGGCCCTCGCCGGACGACCTGGTCGTCGGCACGCTGCGGCTGCCCCGCCTGACGGTGGGTCTGCTCGTCGGCCTCGCCTTCGGGGTCGCGGGCGCGCTGATCCAGACCGTCGCCCGCAACCCGCTGGCCAGCCCCGACATCATCGGCATCAGCCAGGGCGCGGGCGCGGTCACCGTGGCGGCGCTGACCTTCGGGGTGACCTCGTACGCCGTCCTGCCCTACCTCTCGGTGCTCGGCGGGCTCGCCGCGGCCGCCCTCGTCTACGCCTTCGCCTGGCGCGGCGGCCTGCACGCGGGGCGCTTCGTGCTCATCGGCATCGGCTTCGCCATCGCGCTGCGCTCCGTGACCAGCCTGCTGATGACCAAGGGCGACTACCTGGTGGCCCAGCAGGCCCAGATCTGGATGACCGGCTCCCTCAACGGGCGCGGCTGGGACATCGCGGCCCCGCTCGCCTGGGTGCTGGTGGCGCTGCTTCCCGCCGTCCTGTGGGCGGCGCGGGCACAGCGTACGGTCTCGCTCGACGACGACACCGCGACCGCGCTCGGGGTCCGGCTGGGCCCGGTACGGCTCGGGCTGGTCGCGCTGGGCGTCGTACTGGCCTCCGTGGCCACGGGAGCTGCCGGACCCGTCGACTTCGTCGCCCTGCTGGCCCCGCAGATCGCCCGCCGGATGACGAGGACCGCGCAGATCCCGCTCCTGTCCTCGGCGCTGACCGGCGCCGTGATCGTGCTCCTGGCCGACCTGCTGGCCCGCAGGCTGCTGTCACCGACCGAGCTTCCCGTGGGCGTGCTGACCGCCGCCGTGGGAGCGCCGTACCTGATCTGGCTGATCATGCGCAGCCGCAGTGGAGGGACGAAATCGTGA
- a CDS encoding FecCD family ABC transporter permease, whose amino-acid sequence MSAPAPSAAPRRTLTARRLGWTAAALAALLCAVVLSLAVGARSIPPAEVFDALFRGAHTPDAEVVRSLRVPRTLVALMVGVGLALAGTALQGITRNPIADPGILGISQGAGVAVVCAIAFAGVHTLTGYVWFAFAGAAVASVAVYAIAASGRGGATPVKLALGGAAINALLASVTMAVLTAKASTLDEFRFWQVGSVAGRDLQVVSQLWPFLLVGAVLVLSVARGLDALALGEDVARGLGQNVGAVRVIGGLGATVLTGAGVAAAGPVAFIGLAVPHIARAVVGGDHRWVLPMAALIGPVMLLVADVAGRIVLPPGEVPAGVMTALIGVPFLIVLVRRKAVAA is encoded by the coding sequence ATGTCAGCCCCCGCTCCCAGCGCCGCCCCGCGGCGCACTCTGACGGCCCGTCGCCTCGGCTGGACGGCGGCCGCGCTCGCCGCGCTGCTGTGCGCGGTCGTGCTGAGCCTCGCCGTCGGCGCCCGTTCCATACCCCCCGCCGAAGTCTTCGACGCGCTCTTCCGCGGCGCGCACACCCCGGACGCCGAGGTCGTACGGAGCCTGCGGGTCCCGCGCACCCTGGTCGCCCTGATGGTCGGGGTGGGCCTCGCGCTCGCCGGGACCGCGCTCCAGGGCATCACCCGCAACCCCATCGCCGACCCCGGCATCCTCGGCATCAGCCAGGGTGCCGGGGTCGCCGTCGTCTGTGCGATCGCCTTCGCCGGGGTGCACACGCTCACCGGGTACGTGTGGTTCGCGTTCGCCGGGGCGGCGGTGGCCTCCGTCGCCGTGTACGCCATCGCCGCGAGCGGGCGCGGGGGCGCGACCCCCGTGAAACTCGCCCTCGGCGGCGCCGCGATCAACGCGCTGCTCGCCTCCGTCACCATGGCGGTCCTGACCGCCAAGGCGTCCACGCTGGACGAGTTCCGCTTCTGGCAGGTCGGCTCGGTCGCCGGGCGCGACCTCCAGGTCGTCTCCCAGCTCTGGCCGTTCCTGCTGGTGGGGGCCGTCCTGGTGCTGTCGGTGGCGCGCGGACTGGACGCGCTCGCGCTAGGCGAGGACGTCGCCCGGGGTCTGGGGCAGAACGTCGGCGCGGTCCGCGTCATCGGCGGGCTCGGGGCCACCGTGCTGACCGGCGCCGGGGTCGCGGCGGCCGGGCCGGTCGCCTTCATCGGGCTGGCCGTGCCGCACATCGCGCGGGCCGTGGTGGGCGGCGACCACCGCTGGGTGCTGCCGATGGCCGCGCTCATCGGGCCGGTGATGCTGCTGGTCGCGGATGTGGCCGGGCGGATCGTGCTGCCGCCGGGCGAGGTTCCGGCCGGGGTGATGACCGCGCTCATCGGGGTGCCGTTCCTGATCGTCCTGGTGCGGCGCAAGGCGGTGGCCGCGTGA
- a CDS encoding HAD family hydrolase, producing the protein MTSSATAPATHAFTVGFDLDMTLIDSRPGIKATYEALSAETGTWIDAAQAVTRLGPPLDEELANWFPEERIADMADRYREIYPTYAIEPTPAMRGAREAVEAVRALGGRAIVVTAKHEPNARLHLAHLGIEPDAVIGWLWAEAKAVALREYGAQVYVGDHVGDVRGARTAGALSVAVPTGPCPEPELREAGADVILADLTELPAWLAEYVRTAPFAEMAQEA; encoded by the coding sequence ATGACCTCCAGCGCCACAGCCCCCGCCACACACGCCTTCACGGTCGGCTTCGACCTCGACATGACCCTCATCGACTCCCGCCCCGGCATCAAGGCCACCTACGAGGCGCTGTCCGCCGAGACGGGCACCTGGATCGACGCCGCCCAGGCGGTCACCCGGCTCGGGCCGCCGCTGGACGAGGAGCTGGCGAACTGGTTCCCCGAGGAGCGGATCGCGGACATGGCCGACCGCTACCGGGAGATCTACCCCACCTATGCCATCGAGCCGACCCCGGCGATGCGCGGGGCGCGCGAGGCGGTCGAGGCGGTGCGGGCGCTCGGCGGCCGGGCGATCGTGGTGACGGCGAAGCACGAGCCCAACGCCCGGCTGCACCTGGCGCACCTGGGCATCGAGCCCGACGCGGTGATCGGCTGGCTGTGGGCCGAGGCGAAGGCGGTCGCGCTGCGCGAGTACGGGGCGCAGGTCTATGTCGGCGACCACGTGGGCGACGTACGCGGGGCGCGCACGGCGGGCGCGCTGTCGGTGGCGGTGCCGACCGGGCCGTGCCCCGAGCCGGAGCTGCGCGAGGCGGGCGCGGACGTGATCCTGGCGGACCTGACCGAGCTGCCCGCCTGGCTGGCGGAGTACGTCCGTACCGCCCCCTTCGCGGAGATGGCTCAGGAAGCCTGA
- a CDS encoding cold-shock protein, with the protein MPTGKVKWFNSEKGFGFLSRDDGGDVFVHSSVLPDGLDALKPGQRVEFGVVAGQRGDQALSVTVLDPAPSVAAAQRRKPDELASIVQDLTTLLENVTQSLERGRYPDKAHGTKIAGMLRAVADQLDV; encoded by the coding sequence GTGCCTACCGGCAAGGTCAAATGGTTCAACAGTGAGAAGGGCTTCGGCTTTCTCTCCCGCGACGACGGCGGCGACGTCTTCGTCCACTCGTCGGTACTGCCGGACGGGCTCGACGCGCTCAAGCCCGGCCAGCGCGTGGAGTTCGGCGTGGTCGCCGGCCAGCGCGGCGACCAGGCGCTTTCCGTGACCGTCTTGGATCCGGCGCCGTCGGTCGCGGCCGCGCAGCGCCGCAAGCCCGACGAACTGGCCTCGATCGTCCAGGACCTGACGACCCTGCTGGAGAACGTCACGCAGTCGCTGGAGCGCGGCCGCTACCCCGACAAGGCACACGGCACGAAGATCGCGGGCATGCTGCGCGCGGTGGCCGACCAGCTCGACGTCTGA
- a CDS encoding 1,4-dihydroxy-6-naphthoate synthase, which produces MSSMSSTEALKIAYSPCPNDTFVFDAWAHGRVPGAPALDVTFADIDITNGIAERGPDAPADADGLAGLDVLKVSYAVLPWVLEDYALLPCGGALGRGCGPLVLTREPGVDLTGKTVAVPSERSTAYLLFRLWAADVLPGAVGEVVVLPFHEIMPAVRAGRVDAGLVIHEARFTYQDYGLHCLADMGEHWESTTGLPIPLGAIIARRSLGAEALRGLAEAARTSVRMAWDDPEASRPYVRAHAQELDPAVADQHIGLYVNEFTADLGEAGYAAVRGLLTRAAAEGLVPAIAPGALDFP; this is translated from the coding sequence ATGAGCAGCATGAGCAGCACTGAAGCGCTCAAGATCGCTTATTCGCCGTGTCCCAACGACACCTTCGTCTTCGACGCGTGGGCACACGGCCGGGTGCCGGGCGCGCCCGCGCTGGACGTGACCTTCGCCGACATCGACATCACCAACGGCATCGCCGAGCGCGGCCCGGACGCCCCGGCGGACGCGGACGGCCTGGCCGGGCTCGACGTGCTGAAGGTGTCGTACGCCGTGCTGCCCTGGGTGCTGGAGGACTACGCGCTGCTGCCCTGCGGCGGGGCGCTGGGCCGGGGGTGCGGGCCGCTGGTCCTGACCCGCGAGCCGGGTGTCGACCTGACCGGCAAGACGGTGGCCGTGCCGAGCGAGCGCTCGACGGCCTACCTGCTCTTCCGGCTGTGGGCGGCCGACGTGCTGCCCGGCGCGGTGGGCGAGGTCGTGGTGCTGCCGTTCCACGAGATCATGCCCGCGGTGCGCGCGGGCCGGGTGGACGCCGGACTGGTGATCCACGAGGCTCGGTTCACGTACCAGGACTACGGGCTGCACTGCCTGGCCGACATGGGCGAGCACTGGGAGTCCACGACCGGGCTGCCGATCCCGCTCGGCGCGATCATCGCCCGGCGCTCGCTGGGCGCGGAGGCGCTGCGGGGGCTGGCGGAGGCGGCCCGTACGTCGGTGCGGATGGCGTGGGACGACCCGGAGGCGTCCCGTCCGTACGTACGGGCGCACGCGCAGGAGCTGGATCCGGCGGTGGCCGACCAGCACATCGGGCTGTACGTGAACGAGTTCACGGCGGACCTGGGCGAGGCCGGGTACGCGGCGGTGCGCGGGCTGCTGACCCGGGCGGCCGCGGAGGGCCTGGTCCCGGCGATCGCACCCGGGGCCCTCGACTTCCCGTGA